A single window of Amphiura filiformis chromosome 17, Afil_fr2py, whole genome shotgun sequence DNA harbors:
- the LOC140137538 gene encoding stomatin-2-like, with amino-acid sequence MMVDRDESSREAGEPDGGIGPCGWILTGSSYVLVLLTFPISLFFCIKVLQQHERAVIYRHGRLKPGGPKGPGIVFLLPCIESYTKVDLQTTPP; translated from the exons ATGATGGTAGATCGCGACGAATCATCGCGTGAAG CCGGGGAGCCAGACGGAGGGATAGGTCCATGTGGCTGGATTCTTACTGGCAGCTCATATGTATTGGTTCTGTTAACATTCCCCATATCACTGTTTTTCTGTATTAAG gtgTTGCAACAACATGAACGTGCTGTAATATACAGACATGGTAGATTAAAGCCTGGAGGTCCTAAAGGACCGG GTATAGTCTTTCTTCTGCCTTGTATTGAAAGCTACACCAAGGTAGACTTGCAGACAACACCCCCTTAA